In Kitasatospora sp. NBC_00240, the following are encoded in one genomic region:
- a CDS encoding type III PLP-dependent enzyme codes for MTVTPLVRQHVAALTADELPAYVYDLPLLREHAATVRAALPHPVELYYAAKANPEPAVLAALRGAVDGYEVSSGGESAHVRAAVPGAALAFGGPGKTPAEIADAVGLGVHRWHVESEQELHRLAGALADTPGAVVDVLLRVNLPVGAGPLDSVALAMGGRPTPFGLDPERADACAALLAGPLGRQLRLHGVHAHLASGLRAPAQLQLAEQVVDWSVRFARRHRFPLAEVNVGGGMAVDYADPAARFDWTAFGTGLEKLLDRHPGLTLRIEPGRALTAYCGWYATEVLDVKQSHGEDFAVVRGGTHHLRTPATRGHDQPFDVLPVAGWDHPWPRPAATTGRATLAGQLCTPKDVLAHRAPVDGLRSGDRVLFAMAGAYAWNISHHEFLMHPRPGFHFLDGPAAGPDAVAPLAAGDGPAGG; via the coding sequence ATGACCGTCACCCCCCTGGTTCGCCAGCACGTCGCCGCCCTGACCGCCGACGAACTGCCGGCCTACGTCTACGACCTGCCCCTGCTGCGGGAGCATGCGGCGACGGTCCGGGCCGCCCTGCCCCACCCGGTGGAGCTGTACTACGCGGCGAAGGCCAATCCCGAGCCCGCCGTCCTGGCCGCGCTGCGCGGCGCGGTGGACGGCTACGAGGTCTCCAGCGGCGGCGAGTCGGCGCACGTCCGGGCGGCCGTGCCCGGCGCGGCGCTGGCCTTCGGCGGGCCGGGCAAGACGCCGGCCGAGATCGCCGACGCCGTGGGCCTGGGGGTGCACCGCTGGCACGTCGAGAGCGAGCAGGAGCTGCACCGGCTCGCCGGCGCCCTGGCGGACACGCCCGGCGCGGTGGTCGACGTGCTGCTGCGGGTGAACCTGCCGGTGGGCGCCGGCCCGCTGGACTCGGTCGCGCTGGCGATGGGCGGCCGGCCGACCCCGTTCGGGCTGGACCCGGAGCGCGCCGACGCGTGCGCGGCCCTGCTCGCCGGACCGCTCGGGCGGCAGCTGCGGCTGCACGGCGTGCACGCCCACCTGGCGAGCGGCCTGCGGGCGCCGGCCCAGCTGCAGCTGGCCGAGCAGGTGGTGGACTGGTCGGTGCGGTTCGCCCGGCGGCACCGGTTCCCGCTGGCGGAGGTCAACGTCGGCGGCGGCATGGCGGTGGACTACGCCGATCCGGCCGCCCGCTTCGACTGGACGGCCTTCGGGACCGGCCTGGAGAAGCTGCTCGACCGTCACCCGGGCCTGACCCTTCGGATCGAACCCGGCCGGGCCCTGACCGCGTACTGCGGGTGGTACGCCACCGAGGTGCTGGACGTGAAGCAGAGCCACGGCGAGGACTTCGCCGTCGTCCGCGGCGGCACCCATCACCTGCGCACCCCGGCCACCCGGGGCCACGACCAGCCCTTCGACGTGCTGCCGGTGGCCGGCTGGGACCACCCCTGGCCGCGGCCGGCCGCCACCACCGGGCGGGCCACCCTGGCCGGCCAGCTCTGCACCCCGAAGGACGTCCTCGCACACCGGGCCCCGGTGGACGGGCTGCGCAGCGGGGACCGGGTGCTGTTCGCGATGGCCGGCGCGTACGCCTGGAACATCTCGCACCACGAGTTCCTGATGCACCCTCGCCCGGGGTTCCACTTCCTGGACGGTCCGGCGGCCGGGCCGGACGCCGTGGCGCCGCTTGCGGCCGGGGACGGGCCCGCCGGCGGGTGA
- a CDS encoding inositol monophosphatase, producing MEKVAEILAEASAEVVVPRFRALAAGEVMEKAPGEVVTVADREAEVIIARRLRELLPVPVVGEEAVSADPELARALDSEPAVWLVDPVDGTSNFIAGRPDFAVMASLVRAGQTVAAWIWQPMTATAYAAELGSGAWRNGERLTRTPASARPGDWRGSVKSRFVDPAERERLKANAAAFGEVTPGRHAAGVEYPQIADGEQEFIFYWRTLPWDHAPGSLLVTEAGGVSARLDGSTYRPDPPGGEDGLLVAADPATWERTREILLGVRA from the coding sequence ATGGAGAAGGTGGCGGAGATCCTCGCCGAGGCGTCCGCCGAGGTGGTCGTGCCGCGCTTCCGGGCGCTGGCGGCCGGTGAGGTGATGGAGAAGGCCCCCGGCGAGGTGGTCACCGTCGCCGACCGGGAGGCCGAGGTGATCATCGCCCGGCGGCTGCGGGAGCTGCTGCCCGTCCCCGTGGTGGGCGAGGAGGCCGTCTCGGCCGACCCGGAGCTGGCCCGCGCCCTGGACTCCGAGCCCGCCGTCTGGCTGGTCGACCCGGTGGACGGCACCTCCAACTTCATCGCCGGCCGCCCCGACTTCGCGGTGATGGCCTCGCTGGTGCGCGCCGGGCAGACCGTCGCGGCCTGGATCTGGCAGCCGATGACCGCGACGGCGTACGCCGCCGAGCTGGGCTCCGGCGCCTGGCGCAACGGCGAGCGGCTGACTCGTACGCCCGCCTCGGCCCGGCCGGGTGACTGGCGCGGCTCGGTGAAGAGCCGCTTCGTCGACCCCGCCGAGCGCGAGCGGCTGAAGGCCAACGCGGCCGCCTTCGGCGAGGTCACCCCCGGCCGGCACGCCGCCGGGGTGGAGTACCCCCAGATCGCGGACGGCGAGCAGGAGTTCATCTTCTACTGGCGGACCCTGCCGTGGGACCACGCGCCCGGCTCGCTGCTGGTCACCGAGGCCGGCGGCGTCTCCGCCCGACTGGACGGCTCCACCTACCGGCCCGACCCGCCGGGCGGCGAGGACGGCCTGCTGGTCGCCGCCGACCCCGCCACCTGGGAGCGGACCCGCGAGATCCTGCTCGGCGTACGGGCCTGA
- a CDS encoding cytochrome P450, with amino-acid sequence MTTSAQREAIFPLSRRGDVLPAEATRLREEQPVAKVRTMTGDEAWLVSSYALAKQVLEDDRFSLKDTANPGVPRQYALTIPPEVVNNMGNINSAGLRNAVMKTLSPRADKELDGWLEAEAHRLIDTLVAHGAPGELRDGFTEPYSAALHCRLLGIPVDDWRRLMSGIDLAFITSPVPFEGSSPNWYKDLGYMVERLNADPGPTEGLLGRFAALRRSPDVSDQVDDELLATVALSLFGAGAVSTSAFLLHAIIALLQQPELADRLRAEPAVIGRAVDELLRVNLSIGDALPRLALADVRLGEVLVKEGELVLVLVEGANFDPEVFPHPEKIDFDRESNPHLAFGAGRHFCPASALGRTHAEIALTALVERLPGLRPALPIEQLAWRPGFIKRLPERLPVIW; translated from the coding sequence ATGACCACGAGTGCCCAGCGCGAAGCGATCTTCCCCCTCTCCCGGCGCGGCGACGTCCTGCCCGCCGAGGCGACCCGGCTGCGTGAGGAGCAGCCGGTGGCCAAGGTCCGCACCATGACCGGGGACGAGGCCTGGCTGGTCAGCAGCTACGCCCTCGCCAAGCAGGTGCTGGAGGACGACCGCTTCAGCCTCAAGGACACCGCCAACCCCGGGGTGCCCCGGCAGTACGCGCTGACCATCCCGCCCGAGGTGGTCAACAACATGGGCAACATCAACAGCGCCGGCCTGCGCAACGCCGTGATGAAGACCCTCTCGCCGCGCGCCGACAAGGAGTTGGACGGCTGGCTGGAGGCCGAGGCGCACCGGCTGATCGACACCCTGGTCGCCCACGGCGCGCCCGGCGAACTGCGTGACGGCTTCACCGAGCCGTACTCGGCGGCCCTGCACTGCCGGCTGCTCGGCATACCCGTCGACGACTGGCGCCGGCTGATGTCCGGCATCGACCTCGCCTTCATCACCAGCCCGGTGCCCTTCGAGGGCTCCTCGCCCAACTGGTACAAGGATCTCGGCTACATGGTGGAGCGGCTCAACGCCGACCCCGGGCCGACCGAGGGCCTGCTCGGGCGGTTCGCCGCGCTGCGCCGCTCGCCCGACGTGTCGGACCAGGTCGACGACGAGCTGCTGGCCACCGTGGCGCTCTCGCTGTTCGGCGCCGGCGCCGTCTCCACCTCGGCCTTCCTGCTGCACGCGATCATCGCGCTGCTCCAGCAGCCGGAGCTGGCCGACCGGCTGCGGGCGGAGCCGGCCGTGATCGGCCGCGCGGTCGACGAGCTGCTGCGGGTCAACCTCTCGATCGGCGACGCGCTGCCCCGGCTGGCGCTGGCGGACGTCCGCCTCGGCGAGGTGCTGGTGAAGGAGGGTGAGCTGGTGCTGGTCCTGGTCGAGGGGGCCAACTTCGACCCGGAGGTGTTCCCGCACCCCGAGAAGATCGATTTCGACCGGGAGAGCAACCCGCATCTGGCCTTCGGCGCCGGCCGGCACTTCTGCCCGGCGTCCGCGCTCGGCCGTACCCACGCCGAGATCGCGCTGACGGCGCTGGTGGAGCGGCTGCCGGGGTTGCGGCCGGCCCTGCCGATCGAGCAGCTGGCCTGGCGTCCGGGCTTCATCAAGCGGCTGCCGGAGCGCCTGCCGGTGATCTGGTAG
- a CDS encoding tRNA-dependent cyclodipeptide synthase has translation MSETLLSTIPTMFEARPFSPRCQAIWRRGDHLLIGVSPGNSYFGPQRISELVSWSAEFFAAVDIVYADLHVEAQYEAFGHPPEQALRRAAKEVKATARRIRRGVEESGRPDVGVHPLSSFADDPVYQRLHLSVLEALRTDPVLKEAAEGMARTFLTARLGEGLPPTEDQLAAGLRYIAAELPFFLDTPALLRVPTSISCYHVQLPLTPVLFGRDTGLRATAGQGYAVVRQAAVAGALPHAAG, from the coding sequence ATGAGCGAAACGCTCCTCAGCACCATCCCGACCATGTTCGAGGCACGGCCCTTCTCCCCCCGCTGCCAGGCGATCTGGCGGCGCGGCGACCATCTGCTCATCGGCGTCAGCCCGGGGAACAGCTATTTCGGACCTCAGCGGATCAGCGAACTCGTCAGCTGGTCGGCGGAGTTCTTCGCCGCCGTCGACATCGTCTACGCCGACCTGCACGTCGAGGCCCAGTACGAGGCTTTCGGCCACCCGCCCGAGCAGGCGCTGCGCCGGGCGGCCAAGGAGGTCAAGGCCACCGCCCGCCGGATCCGGCGCGGCGTCGAGGAGTCCGGCCGGCCGGACGTGGGCGTCCATCCGCTCTCCTCCTTCGCCGACGACCCGGTCTACCAGCGCCTGCACCTGTCCGTGCTGGAGGCGCTGCGCACCGACCCGGTGCTGAAGGAGGCGGCCGAGGGCATGGCCCGCACCTTCCTGACCGCCAGGCTGGGCGAGGGCCTGCCGCCGACCGAGGACCAACTGGCCGCCGGACTGCGGTACATCGCGGCCGAGCTGCCCTTCTTCCTGGACACCCCGGCGCTGCTCCGGGTGCCCACCTCGATCAGCTGCTACCACGTCCAACTCCCGCTCACCCCCGTCCTCTTCGGCCGGGACACCGGACTTCGGGCAACCGCCGGGCAGGGCTACGCGGTGGTCCGCCAGGCCGCCGTGGCGGGCGCCCTGCCGCACGCCGCCGGCTGA
- a CDS encoding pyridoxal-dependent decarboxylase, translated as MSGGGPAGGPPGRRAGLELAGVGGGGGGAAGGAASAGAEGARPGPAALSGGVHGPEALRPLLDTVLDALAAGAARRDGPVPAGRPGPLAEQVSAEFARPAAGPEALRRLTELLAYGSADPADPACAAHLHCPPLAVAVAADLAVSALNPSQDSWDQAPAATALETALLAELAALVGFDPRAATGVLTSGGTESNLMGLMLARDQILDGIVEVDGLPAGTRPLIFASRAAHFSVQRAAALLGLGERAVVAVPVDRDLRMDPDGLARALAEAVWEGATPLAVVATAGTTDTGAVDPLHRAADLAARYGAWLHVDAAYGGGALLSDRLAPLLDGISRADSVSLDWHKLGWQPAAAGVFLARRSETYVSLLRRAVYLNPADDEEAGYPSLLGLSLRTTRRADAFKLAVTLRALGRAGLGALVDACHELALATAEAVRVEPALELHGAPILSTVVFRYLPAGPGPAGGAGAGRIDPDRIGAEADRVNAELRRLLLREGRAVVGRTELPGSGPGRVRLKLTLLNPHTTAEQTAALLHEVVRAGREVERAGA; from the coding sequence GTGAGCGGCGGCGGGCCGGCCGGCGGCCCGCCCGGCCGGCGCGCGGGCCTCGAGCTCGCGGGTGTCGGCGGGGGCGGCGGTGGCGCTGCCGGGGGAGCGGCGAGTGCCGGCGCGGAGGGTGCCCGGCCCGGACCGGCCGCCCTCTCCGGCGGCGTCCACGGCCCGGAGGCGCTGCGCCCGCTGCTGGACACCGTGCTCGACGCGCTGGCGGCCGGCGCCGCCCGCCGGGACGGGCCGGTGCCCGCCGGCAGACCGGGCCCGCTCGCGGAGCAGGTGAGCGCCGAGTTCGCCCGCCCGGCGGCCGGCCCCGAAGCGCTGCGCCGGCTCACCGAACTCCTCGCGTACGGCAGTGCCGACCCCGCCGACCCGGCCTGCGCCGCCCACCTGCACTGCCCGCCGCTGGCCGTCGCCGTCGCCGCCGACCTCGCCGTCAGCGCCCTCAACCCCTCCCAGGACTCCTGGGACCAGGCCCCCGCCGCCACCGCCCTGGAAACGGCCCTGCTCGCCGAACTCGCCGCCCTGGTCGGCTTCGATCCCCGGGCGGCCACCGGGGTGCTCACCTCCGGCGGTACCGAGTCCAACCTGATGGGCCTGATGCTGGCCCGGGACCAGATCCTCGACGGCATCGTGGAGGTGGACGGGCTGCCGGCCGGCACCCGGCCGCTGATCTTCGCCTCGCGGGCCGCCCACTTCTCGGTCCAGCGTGCCGCCGCCCTGCTCGGGCTCGGCGAGCGTGCGGTGGTGGCCGTCCCGGTCGACCGCGACCTGCGGATGGACCCGGACGGGCTGGCCCGGGCGCTGGCCGAGGCCGTCTGGGAGGGCGCCACCCCGCTGGCCGTGGTCGCCACAGCGGGCACCACCGACACCGGCGCCGTCGACCCGCTGCACCGGGCCGCCGACCTCGCCGCCCGCTACGGCGCCTGGCTGCACGTGGACGCCGCGTACGGCGGCGGCGCCCTGCTCTCCGACCGGCTGGCCCCCCTGCTCGACGGGATCTCCCGGGCCGACTCGGTCTCGCTCGACTGGCACAAACTGGGCTGGCAGCCGGCGGCCGCCGGGGTCTTCCTGGCCCGGCGGTCCGAGACCTACGTGTCGCTGCTGCGCCGCGCCGTCTACCTCAACCCGGCCGACGACGAGGAGGCCGGCTACCCGAGCCTGCTCGGCCTCTCGCTGCGCACCACCCGCCGGGCCGACGCCTTCAAGCTGGCCGTCACCCTGCGCGCCCTGGGCCGGGCCGGCCTCGGCGCCCTGGTGGACGCCTGCCACGAGCTCGCCCTGGCCACCGCCGAGGCGGTCCGCGTCGAGCCCGCCCTGGAGCTGCACGGCGCGCCGATCCTCAGCACGGTGGTCTTCCGCTACCTCCCGGCCGGCCCCGGCCCGGCCGGCGGTGCCGGGGCCGGCCGGATCGACCCGGACCGGATCGGGGCCGAGGCCGACCGGGTCAACGCCGAGCTGCGCCGGCTGCTGCTGCGCGAGGGCCGGGCCGTCGTCGGCCGGACGGAACTCCCGGGCAGCGGCCCGGGGCGGGTGCGGCTCAAGCTGACCCTGCTCAACCCGCACACCACCGCGGAGCAGACGGCGGCCCTGCTGCACGAGGTGGTCCGGGCCGGCCGGGAGGTCGAGCGGGCCGGGGCGTGA
- a CDS encoding diaminobutyrate--2-oxoglutarate transaminase family protein yields MTVTVEPAEPAAAAPAPGDAVLRRQRIRESAARTYARSFPIVPVRANGMTVEGADGRRYLDCLSGAGTLALGHNHPVVLEAIRRTLDSGAPLHLLDLAAADKDDFTEALFAGLPRGFGESSRVHFCGPAGTDAVEAALKLMQTATGRRGALAFTGAYHGMTAGALAVTGNVAVKAPLPGGGEVTRLPYPYDYRCPFGVGGAAGAELSATFTERLLDDPAGGVVKPAAMILEAVQGEGGVVPAPDGWLREMRRITAERGIPLIVDEVQTGVGRTGAMWAVEHSGIEPDAMVLSKAIGGSLPLAVVVYREEYDGWRPGAHTGTFRGNTLAMAAGAATMRFVAQQGLVERAAVVGARITARLRALAQELPVIGDVRGRGLMIGVELVDPDAEADACGSRPAAPELAVRVREACLARGLIVELGGRHDAVLRLLPPLTITDEQTEAVLERLADAVRAAAAAGPGALPGARP; encoded by the coding sequence GTGACCGTCACCGTCGAGCCTGCCGAGCCCGCCGCTGCCGCGCCCGCCCCGGGGGACGCCGTGCTGCGCCGCCAGCGCATCCGCGAGTCGGCCGCCCGCACGTACGCCCGGTCCTTCCCGATCGTGCCGGTCCGCGCGAACGGGATGACCGTCGAGGGCGCCGACGGTCGCCGCTACCTCGACTGCCTCTCCGGCGCCGGCACCCTGGCACTCGGCCACAACCACCCGGTGGTGCTGGAGGCCATCCGCCGCACCCTCGACAGCGGCGCCCCGCTGCACCTGCTGGACCTCGCCGCCGCCGACAAGGACGACTTCACCGAAGCCCTCTTCGCCGGCCTCCCGCGCGGCTTCGGCGAGAGCTCCCGGGTGCACTTCTGCGGGCCGGCCGGCACCGACGCCGTCGAGGCCGCCCTCAAGCTCATGCAGACCGCCACCGGCCGGCGCGGCGCCCTCGCCTTCACCGGCGCCTACCACGGCATGACCGCCGGCGCCCTCGCGGTCACCGGCAACGTCGCCGTCAAGGCCCCACTGCCCGGCGGCGGCGAGGTCACCCGGCTGCCGTACCCGTACGACTACCGCTGCCCGTTCGGCGTCGGCGGCGCCGCCGGGGCCGAACTCTCCGCGACCTTCACCGAGCGGCTGCTGGACGACCCGGCCGGCGGGGTGGTCAAGCCCGCCGCGATGATCCTGGAGGCCGTGCAGGGCGAGGGCGGCGTGGTCCCCGCCCCCGACGGCTGGCTGCGCGAGATGCGCCGGATCACCGCCGAACGCGGCATCCCGCTGATCGTGGACGAGGTGCAGACCGGCGTCGGCCGCACCGGCGCCATGTGGGCCGTCGAGCACAGCGGGATCGAGCCGGACGCGATGGTGCTCTCCAAGGCCATCGGCGGCAGCCTGCCGCTGGCCGTGGTGGTCTACCGCGAGGAGTACGACGGTTGGCGGCCCGGCGCACACACCGGCACCTTCCGCGGCAACACCCTGGCGATGGCGGCCGGCGCCGCCACCATGCGCTTCGTCGCCCAGCAGGGGCTGGTGGAGCGGGCCGCCGTGGTCGGCGCCCGGATCACCGCCCGGCTGCGGGCGCTCGCCCAGGAGTTGCCGGTGATCGGCGACGTCCGGGGCCGGGGCCTGATGATCGGGGTCGAACTGGTCGACCCGGACGCCGAGGCGGACGCCTGCGGTTCGCGGCCGGCCGCCCCCGAGCTGGCCGTCCGGGTCCGCGAGGCCTGCTTGGCCCGCGGCCTGATCGTCGAACTCGGCGGCCGCCACGACGCCGTGCTGCGGCTGCTGCCGCCGCTGACCATCACCGACGAGCAGACCGAGGCGGTGCTCGAGCGGCTCGCCGACGCCGTCCGCGCGGCGGCCGCCGCCGGTCCCGGCGCGCTGCCCGGGGCCCGCCCGTGA
- a CDS encoding methyltransferase domain-containing protein, translating to MPERTDRSTPTDQPADTAGSPGPAGDDLARTAHQAELARTREFFGARAAGWDAKFPDDGPRYAAAVAELGLRPGQRVLDAGCGTGRALPALRAAVGPDGAVTGVDVTPEMLAEAAAHRAQATLLLADCAELPLPDAAFDAVFAAGLISHLPAPALALRELARVTRPGGLLALFHPVGRAALAARHGRQLTPDDLRAEPNLRPLLAAAGWELASYADEDDRYLALGRRTG from the coding sequence ATGCCGGAGCGGACCGACCGCAGCACGCCGACCGACCAGCCCGCCGACACCGCCGGCAGCCCGGGCCCGGCCGGCGACGACCTCGCCCGCACCGCCCACCAGGCCGAACTCGCCCGCACCCGCGAGTTCTTCGGCGCCCGCGCGGCCGGCTGGGACGCCAAATTCCCCGACGACGGGCCGCGCTACGCCGCGGCGGTGGCCGAACTCGGCCTGCGGCCCGGGCAGCGCGTCCTCGACGCCGGCTGCGGCACCGGCCGCGCGCTGCCCGCGCTGCGGGCGGCCGTCGGGCCGGACGGCGCCGTCACCGGCGTGGACGTCACCCCCGAGATGCTGGCCGAGGCCGCCGCCCACCGCGCGCAGGCCACCCTGCTGCTCGCCGACTGCGCGGAACTCCCGCTGCCGGACGCCGCCTTCGACGCGGTGTTCGCCGCCGGCCTGATCTCGCACCTGCCGGCCCCGGCCCTGGCCCTGCGCGAACTCGCCCGCGTCACCCGGCCCGGCGGCCTGCTGGCGCTCTTCCACCCGGTCGGCCGCGCGGCCCTGGCCGCCCGCCACGGCCGCCAGCTCACCCCGGACGACCTGCGCGCCGAGCCCAACCTGCGGCCGCTGCTGGCCGCCGCCGGCTGGGAGCTGGCCTCGTACGCGGACGAGGACGACCGCTACCTCGCGCTGGGCCGCCGGACCGGCTGA
- a CDS encoding response regulator: protein MTRPAPRPIGVLVVEDDPVAAAAHALHVDRAPGFRTVATAHTCADALRALDRARAAGTPLDLVLLDLHLPDGHGLQLCRTLRAAGHPADIIAVTSARELATVRQAVSAGVVQYLLKPFGGAALRDRLERYARYRETLGRSGEAIGQDEVDHAFAVLRTTERSALPKGLSAPTLDTVAGVLRGADAGLSAAAAGTAAGVSRITARRYLEHLVDTGLADREPQYGQVGRPELCYRWRVGASG from the coding sequence ATGACCCGTCCCGCACCCCGCCCGATCGGCGTCCTGGTGGTCGAGGACGACCCGGTGGCCGCCGCCGCGCACGCCCTCCACGTCGACCGCGCGCCGGGCTTTCGGACCGTCGCCACCGCGCACACCTGCGCGGACGCGCTGCGCGCCCTCGACCGGGCCCGGGCCGCCGGCACCCCGCTCGACCTCGTCCTGCTCGACCTCCACCTGCCGGACGGGCACGGCCTGCAGCTCTGCCGCACCCTGCGGGCCGCCGGGCACCCGGCCGACATCATCGCCGTCACCTCGGCCCGCGAACTGGCGACCGTCCGGCAGGCCGTCTCGGCCGGAGTCGTCCAGTACCTGCTCAAGCCCTTCGGCGGCGCGGCCCTGCGGGACCGCCTGGAGCGCTACGCCCGGTACCGCGAGACGCTGGGCCGCAGCGGCGAAGCCATCGGCCAGGACGAGGTGGACCACGCCTTCGCCGTGCTGCGCACCACCGAGCGCAGCGCCCTGCCCAAGGGCCTCAGCGCCCCCACCCTGGACACCGTCGCAGGGGTGCTGCGCGGGGCGGACGCCGGCCTGTCCGCCGCCGCGGCGGGCACCGCGGCCGGGGTCTCCCGGATCACCGCCCGCCGCTACCTCGAACACCTCGTCGACACCGGCCTCGCCGACCGCGAACCCCAGTACGGCCAGGTCGGCCGCCCCGAGCTGTGCTACCGCTGGCGGGTCGGCGCCTCGGGCTGA
- a CDS encoding sensor histidine kinase has product MSARPLPSSRRRVRSLAGQLFVVQIVIVAAVVAGGAVLAYLSTASRAEDAARNQVTAVARSVADSPSVREAAVGPDPSAVLQPYAQQVVAHTGVSFVTVMDTHGLRWTHPDPAQIGKPFLGHIDRALAGQTWTETYAGTLGPSVRVVTPVLDADRQVTGLVSVGITVRSISDELRAPLLALAGVALAALALGGLGSYLVGARLRRHTHGMGAAELSHLYEYHQATLHSVREGLVLLDRAHRVVLCNDAARELLGLEGEVEGRPIAGLDLPESLVAAVLGPEPARDEVHLTAERVVVLNTSAIGAGLGSVITLRDHTELQALTGELDSVRGFTEALGAQAHEAANRLHTVVSLIELGRHEQAVEFATAELALAQRLTDRVVAAVGEPVLAALLLGKAAQAAERGVELTLTEDSRIDDGVLPPELPARDLVTLLGNLLDNAVDAAVEGAADRADAPEVTVTARVEDERLLLRVADTGDGIDPRAVEDVFRRGWTTKSSGHGLGLALVAQAARRNGGTVEVGRDRGAVLTVRLPLQRAGVAAR; this is encoded by the coding sequence ATGTCCGCGCGCCCGCTCCCCTCCTCGCGCCGGCGGGTACGCAGCCTCGCCGGGCAGCTGTTCGTCGTCCAGATCGTGATCGTCGCGGCCGTGGTGGCCGGCGGCGCGGTGCTGGCGTACCTGTCCACCGCCAGCCGCGCCGAGGACGCCGCCCGCAACCAGGTCACGGCGGTGGCCCGCTCGGTCGCGGACTCGCCGTCCGTCCGCGAGGCCGCTGTCGGCCCCGACCCCTCCGCCGTGCTCCAGCCGTACGCGCAGCAGGTCGTGGCGCACACCGGCGTCTCGTTCGTCACCGTGATGGACACCCACGGCCTGCGCTGGACACACCCCGACCCGGCCCAGATCGGCAAACCCTTCCTCGGCCACATCGACCGGGCGCTCGCCGGGCAGACCTGGACCGAGACCTACGCCGGCACCCTCGGCCCGTCCGTCCGGGTGGTGACCCCGGTGCTGGACGCCGACCGGCAGGTGACCGGGCTGGTCAGCGTCGGCATCACGGTCCGCTCCATCAGCGACGAGCTGCGCGCCCCGCTGCTGGCCCTGGCCGGCGTCGCGCTGGCGGCCCTCGCGCTCGGCGGCCTCGGCAGCTACCTGGTCGGGGCCCGGCTGCGCCGGCACACCCACGGCATGGGCGCCGCCGAGCTGAGCCACCTGTACGAGTACCACCAGGCCACCCTGCACTCGGTGCGCGAGGGCCTGGTGCTGCTGGACCGCGCGCACCGGGTCGTGCTGTGCAACGACGCCGCCCGCGAACTGCTCGGCCTCGAAGGCGAGGTGGAGGGCCGCCCGATCGCCGGGCTGGACCTCCCCGAGTCGTTGGTGGCGGCCGTCCTCGGTCCGGAGCCGGCCCGGGACGAGGTGCACCTCACCGCGGAGCGGGTGGTGGTGCTGAACACCTCCGCCATCGGGGCCGGCCTCGGCAGCGTCATCACCCTTCGAGACCACACCGAACTCCAGGCGCTGACGGGCGAGTTGGACTCGGTGCGCGGGTTCACCGAGGCGCTCGGCGCACAGGCGCACGAGGCGGCCAACCGGCTGCACACCGTCGTCTCGCTGATCGAACTCGGCCGCCACGAACAGGCGGTGGAGTTCGCCACCGCCGAACTCGCCCTCGCCCAGCGGCTCACCGACCGGGTGGTGGCGGCCGTCGGCGAGCCGGTGCTGGCCGCGCTGCTGCTCGGCAAGGCCGCCCAGGCCGCCGAACGCGGCGTGGAACTCACCCTCACCGAGGACAGCCGGATCGACGACGGCGTGCTCCCGCCCGAACTGCCCGCCCGCGACCTGGTCACCCTGCTCGGCAACCTGCTCGACAACGCGGTCGACGCCGCCGTCGAGGGCGCGGCCGACCGCGCCGACGCACCCGAGGTCACCGTCACCGCGCGGGTGGAGGACGAGCGGCTGCTGCTGCGGGTCGCCGACACCGGCGACGGCATCGACCCGCGGGCCGTCGAGGACGTGTTCCGGCGCGGCTGGACCACCAAGAGCAGCGGGCACGGACTGGGCCTGGCCCTGGTCGCCCAGGCGGCCCGGCGCAACGGCGGCACCGTGGAGGTGGGGCGCGACCGCGGCGCCGTGCTCACCGTCCGGCTGCCGCTGCAGCGCGCGGGGGTGGCGGCCCGATGA